The Eremothecium gossypii ATCC 10895 chromosome VII, complete sequence nucleotide sequence CAGAAAATTAGGGTTTAACGAGGACTGGCGCGTGCGTCGATTGGGGAGGTGCATCTCAAGCCAGTTCTCCTCTTTATCTATAATCTTGGTAATTTGCGTAGCGTCGTTATCACCGGATGCCCAGTGCTCCAGTTCGATAGTGTCGAGAATGGGCCGCGTGCGTGTGCCCGAGGAGTGCGGCTCCATCATCATACCCACGTTTCGCATTTCGTCGATGGTCAGTTCCACGGACGCCCTCCGAAACGGAGCCACTGGCTGCCGCCTGGTGCGCCGTTGGTACACTGGTGGGTATAATTGGACGATGTCCGCTGCCGACCACACGTCTTGAAGATCCAGGTCCTGGGGATTGACACACTTGACATGCGGCAGCCCTAGGTTATAAACAGTGGACTCCAggccgccgcagcccgGCGCCTGACTGTTTTCGTCGCCGATCTCGGTGAGCGGGTGGCCGAAGCTGGCGTCGCTGCGCACCTCCTCCACGTCCTCGTCCCCGTTGTCGCCCTCCTCGGCAGATGTAAACCACAGCGCGTCATCGCGCAATCGCGGTTCGCCGAGTAGCGGCGGTCCGTTGCTGCGCCTTCGCCTCCGTGAGGCCGACGAACTTGACGTACTGCTGAAACTCGTGTCACGGCGTTTCCGGCTCGGtgccgcgctgccgctgcccaGCGAGCCGCTGGATATCGACGTGGGCGCGTTGTTGAACTTGCGAATCTGCGACATCACCGACGACATCGACGGCGTAAGGGCCAGGCCCGGCGCCGAGGCCCGCACCGCAGCAAGCCGCtccagcgcgccgccctcGTCGTCCAGTCCATCGGCCCCGCTCCCCAGCTCCGCAAGCTGCGATATCGCCTCCACGTCCGCAAACTGCACGTCGCCCTGCCTCA carries:
- the GIS3 gene encoding Gis3p (Syntenic homolog of Saccharomyces cerevisiae YLR094C (GIS3)) is translated as MIKQAAKSPVVPEQESRRHALLADVVRQGDVQFADVEAISQLAELGSGADGLDDEGGALERLAAVRASAPGLALTPSMSSVMSQIRKFNNAPTSISSGSLGSGSAAPSRKRRDTSFSSTSSSSASRRRRRSNGPPLLGEPRLRDDALWFTSAEEGDNGDEDVEEVRSDASFGHPLTEIGDENSQAPGCGGLESTVYNLGLPHVKCVNPQDLDLQDVWSAADIVQLYPPVYQRRTRRQPVAPFRRASVELTIDEMRNVGMMMEPHSSGTRTRPILDTIELEHWASGDNDATQITKIIDKEENWLEMHLPNRRTRQSSLNPNFLRLYALELSCKLKSLLPDLNVDEHVLTKLSYEEIWNLNIPHKHENVSPYQIKLALITRRKLWTDMCNILRQDLHGVNAPWNLKFVSGHASEDDSGPGCTPSTSLVRVESDVKPWYKGGKDFMLRPCGKLAVGKHCKREIQYVVKGWCDSRFS